The following is a genomic window from Burkholderia cepacia ATCC 25416.
CGAGCCCGGCGATCACGAGCAGGCCGAGCCAGAGGATGACGATCATCGAGGCGAGTTTCTGATTCAGGGAAAGGTTGCGCATGGTGTGTGGTCGGTCAGTCGTGGAAGCTCGCCGGGGCGGCGTGACGGGATAAGTATCTTGACGGCGTCCGACGTGCGTTGCCGTAGGCGGGTTATCCCTAGGAGCCGGCGCCGGCGCCGATGCCGTCGACACCGACAAGGGCATCTATGCATATGCATAACGGGCGTCGCTATACTGTCGGGGCGTTTGAATGCGCGCCGCGCGCGGCGCGGCGGCGAATGAAACCGAAAGGAGGCAACGATGCGAATTCTGGTGGTGGGGGCCGGCGCGGTCGGCGGATACTTCGGCGGCCGGCTGGCCGCGGCGGGGCGCGACGTGACGTTCCTGGTGCGCGACGGCCGCGCGGCCGCGCTGGCGCGCGACGGGCTGCTGATCCGCAGCCCGCGCGGCGACCTGACGCTCGCGAACGTGCAGACCGTGCGCGCGGGCGACGCGGGTGCCGGTGTCGCGCCGTTCGACCTCGTGCTGCTGAGCTGCAAGGCGTACAGCCTCGACGACGCGATTGAGTCGTTCGCGCCGTTCGTCGGCCCGCAGACGCTGATCCTGCCCATGCTCAACGGGATGCGCCATCTCGACGTGCTGCGCGAGCGGTTCGGCGCCGCGCAGGTGCTCGGCGGGCTGTGCGTGATCGCGGCGACGCTCGATCGCGAGCAGCGCATCGTGCACCTCAACGACACGCACGGGGTCACGTTCGGCGAACTCGCGGGCGGCGAATCGCCGCGTGTGCGCGCGGTGGCCGAGGTGCTCGGCGGCGCGGGTTTCGATGCGACGCTCAGTGACGACGTGGCCGCGCGGATGTGGGAAAAATGGGTGTTCCTCGCGACGCTCGCCGCGAGCACGTCGCTGTTCCGCGCCTCGGTCGGCGACATTCTCGCCGCGCCGGACGGCCGCCGCCTGCTCGAGACGATGCTCGGCGAATGCAGTGCGATTGCCGAGCACAACGGCCACCGGCCCGATCCGGCCGCCATCGAGCGGATGCAGCGGATGGTGCTGACGCCGTCGCCGCTGACCGCGTCGATGCTGCGCGACGTCGAAAACCATGCGCGCGTCGAAGCCGATCACGTGATCGGCGACCTGCTCGCGCGCCGCGACCCGCAGGCGGCCGATGCGCTGTCGCTGCTGCGGATCGCGTACAACCACCTGAAGGCGTACGAAGCGCGTACCGCGCGCGAGCACGCGGCCGCGTAAGCGCCGGGCGGGCGGCCGCCCGGCCGTTCCGCACTGCACAAATTTGCCATCCGGCGCCATTTGCGGCCGGAATGGGCAAAAAAGTATCGAAAATCAGGCGTAAAGTTGGTGGAGCCGCGCGCTCGATCGACCTACATTGCTTCCCATGCGACCGGTCGCGTCGCCGCGTGAAATACGCG
Proteins encoded in this region:
- the panE gene encoding 2-dehydropantoate 2-reductase, coding for MRILVVGAGAVGGYFGGRLAAAGRDVTFLVRDGRAAALARDGLLIRSPRGDLTLANVQTVRAGDAGAGVAPFDLVLLSCKAYSLDDAIESFAPFVGPQTLILPMLNGMRHLDVLRERFGAAQVLGGLCVIAATLDREQRIVHLNDTHGVTFGELAGGESPRVRAVAEVLGGAGFDATLSDDVAARMWEKWVFLATLAASTSLFRASVGDILAAPDGRRLLETMLGECSAIAEHNGHRPDPAAIERMQRMVLTPSPLTASMLRDVENHARVEADHVIGDLLARRDPQAADALSLLRIAYNHLKAYEARTAREHAAA